Genomic window (Streptosporangium brasiliense):
AGTACCGATTCAGGCGTGACTCCTGGGACCGGGTGGCCCCCAGACGACAAGCCCCGACGCGCGGCATTCAACCATGCGTACGCTCAGTGTCTATACGAAATCACGATTCCCGGCGACTCTGCCCACAGATGCCAGACTGGAAACCAGTGACTCCGCCCTCATCCTCCTCGCTCCGAGCGGGCTCCGCGCTCACCCACCTGCTCGGCGTCCCCGCACGTCGTGAACGCGTGACCCACGTGGAGCATGTTCCAGCACGTCAAGCAGGTCAAGCCCACTGGCCGGAGTGGGTCCACGAGAGTCTGGTTACGCGCTGGGCGAACCACGGTATTTCTGGCCTGTGGCCGCATCAAGCCGAGGCCGCTGAACTGGCGCATCGTGGTCAAAACGTGATCATTGCCACAGGCACCGCCTCGGGCAAATCCCTCTCCTACCTGGTCCCGGCGCTCTCCGCGGTGCTCGACGGCGGCACGATCCTTTACCTCACGCCTACCAAGGCACTGGCCGCCGACCAGCTCCGCGCCCTGAACGAGCTCGACCTCCCCGAGCTCCGCGCCGCCACCTTCGACGGCGACACCTCCTTCGAGGAACGGGCCTGGGTCCGCAAGCACGCCAACTACCTCCTGACCAACCCGGACATGCTCCACCGCACCCTGCTGCCCCGCCACGCCAACTGGTCGGCCTTCTGGCGGCGGCTGCGGATGGTCGTGGTGGACGAATGCCACGGCTACCGGGGCGTGTTCGGCTCCCACGTGGCCCAGATCCTGCGCCGCCTGCGCCGGATCTGCACGCGGTACGGCTCCCGCCCCACCTTCGTGCTCTCCTCGGCCACGGCCAGCGAGCCCGGGACCTTCGCGATGCGCCTGACGGGCCTCCAGATGGCCGAGGTGACCACCGACGCCTCCCCCCGGGGCGCGACCACCTTCGCCCTGTGGGAGCCTCCCCTGACTGATCTACGCGGTGAGGGCGGCGCCCCCCTCCGCCGTCCCGCCACCGCCGAGAGCGCCGACCTCCTCGCGGACCTGGTGATCGCCGACATCCGCACCCTGGCCTTCGTCCGCTCCCGGCGCGCCGCCGAATCCGTGGCCCTCACCACCCGGGCGAAGCTCCAGGACCTCGTGGTCGACGTGGGGGCGCCGAAGGACCTGCCGGACAAGGTCGCCGCCTACCGGGCCGGATACCTGGCCGAGGACCGCCGGGGGCTGGAGAAGGCGTTCCGGTCGGGAGACCTGCTCGGGCTGGCGACCACCAACGCGCTGGAACTCGGCGTCGACGTGTCCGGGCTCGACGCCGTCCTCATCGCGGGCTGGCCGGGCACCCGGGCGTCGCTCTGGCAGCAGGCCGGACGGGCCGGGCGGGCCGGACAGGACGCCCTGGCGGTGCTGATCGCCAGGGACGACCCGCTGGACACCTACCTGGTCCACCACCCCGAGGCGCTGTTCGGCCGGCCCGTCGAGGCGATCGTGCTCGACCCCGACAACCCCTACGTGCTGGGGCCCCACCTGTGCGCCGCCGCCGCCGAGATCCCGCTCACCCGCGACGACCTGGAGACCTTCGGCCCGGCCACCAAGGAGGTGCTCGCCGGCCTGGTCACCGACGGCCTGCTCAGGGAGCGCGCCACGGGCTGGTTCTGGACCAGCCGCGAACGGGCCACCGACCTCGCCGACATCCGCGGCGCGGGCGGCGCGCCGGTCCAGGTCGTGGAGGCGTCCACCGGGCGGCTGCTCGGCACCGTGGACGAACCCTCGGCCCACACGACCGTGCACACCGGCGCCGTCTACGTCCACCAGGGAGAGACGTATCTGGTCGTCGAGCTCGACCTGGAGTCGGGGGTCGCCCTCGTCGAGGCCGGGGCCACCGACTACACGACCTTCGCCAGGGACGTCACCGAGATCTCGGTGCTGGAGTCGCTCCGCTCGCACCCGCTCGGCCCGGGAGAGCTCCACTTCGGCTCGGTGGAGGTGACCCGCCAGGTCGTGTCCTATCTCAAGCGCCGCGCGCAGAGCGGCGAGCTCCTCGGCGACGAGCCCCTCGACCTGCCCCCGCGCACGCTGCGCACCCGGGCGGTGTGGTGGACGCTGCCCACCTCCGCGGTCGTCCCCCTCGCCGAGGACGGCCTCGACCTGGGCGGGGCCGCGCACGCGGCCGAGCACGCCGCCATCGGCCTGCTCCCGCTCTTCGCCACCTGTGACCGCTGGGACATCGGCGGGGTCTCCACCGAGCTCCACCCTGACACCGGGCTGCTGACCGTCTTCGTCTACGACGGCCACGAAGGCGGCGCGGGCTTCGCCGAACGCGGCTACGCCCGCGCCCTCGACTGGCTCACGGCCACCCGGGAGGCCATCGCCTCCTGCGAGTGCGAACGCGGCTGTCCCTCCTGCATCCAGTCGCCCAAGTGCGGCAACGGCAACGAGCCCCTGGACAAGGCGGGAGCCCTCCGGCTCCTGGCCGTCCTGCTCTCCGCCGACCCACAGGAAACGTGATCGCGGGAGATCGCCGCCCCGTTCTCCGCCCCCCGAGAGGGTCCTCCGGGGAGTGTGGGGACACCCTGGGCCACCCTCCCCGGAGGGCCCTCCGAGGACTAGGGGACGCCGCAGGAGAGCGCCCCTGCCGCAAGGGGCCCTCCGGGAGTTGCGGGGACACGCTGTGAGGGCCACCGTCCCCGGAGGGCCCTCCGGGACGTACGGCGCCGCAGGTGAGACCGCCGTGAGGCGCGGGCCCGGCAGGAGGTCAGCCGCCACCGGGGACGCGGCGACCACCCGAGTAGGACGGACCGTCCTCGGCCTCCTCCTCGTCCTTGTCGGCGGCCCAGAAGTCGGTCGCCCCCGGCTGCGGGCGCTCCCAGAAACCGCTGTCCTCCATGGACCGGGGCGCGGGCGGGAGGTATCCGTCCCACCGGTCACCGATCCGGACCCCGACCGGGGTGACGGGACCCACCTCGGGGATCGGAGCCGCGACGGGTAGCGCCAGGCGAGCGGGTCCGGGCCGGGGTGCCGGAACGGGTCCGGAGACCGGATCCGGACCGGCGGAAGCCTGCTCGGACGGATCCTGGGCGGAAGCCGGGGAGTACCGGGCGGGAGGCTGCCCGGACGGAACCCGCTGAACAGGAGGCTGCTCGGGCGGAACCGGCCGGGCGGGAGCCTGCTCGGACGGAACCCGCTGGGCGGGGGCTGGAGAGTGCTGGGCGGGGGCCGGCCGTACCGGGGAGTGAGCCGGTCCCCACCGCGCCGAGGGAGGGCGCGCGGAGGACGGCGGCGCCGGGGCCGGCGGGGACTGCCCCGTCTTGACCACCGCGAGGATGACGGCGGGCCGCCGGGGGGCGATCGGGGCGGTGGGCCGCTGAGAAGCGGCTGTGGCAGTGGGCCGTTGAGGAGCGGCCGGGGCGGTGGTGAACCGGGGAGCGGCCGGGGCGGTGGCCGCGCCGGTGTCCCCGGCGGCCCCGGAAGCGGCCTCGGGCGTGCCGTCCCCACCGGGGTTGTTGATCATCGCCGCCGCTCCGGCCCCGCCCGTGCCGCCGTCGTCGGCGGCCAGCAGCCTGCGGCGGACCCAGGCACCACCGTGCGCGCCGAGCAGCAGCAGGATCAGTCCGCCGGCGATGAGGATGCCGTACCGGCTCATCCCGCCGTCCGGCGACTCCGACGACCGGGCCGCGGCCTTGGTGTCCGTGACCGGCGTGAGGTCCGTGCCGGTGGGCGCGGGGTCAGCGGCCGGCTCCGTCCCGGTCTCGGCCGT
Coding sequences:
- a CDS encoding DEAD/DEAH box helicase codes for the protein MPDWKPVTPPSSSSLRAGSALTHLLGVPARRERVTHVEHVPARQAGQAHWPEWVHESLVTRWANHGISGLWPHQAEAAELAHRGQNVIIATGTASGKSLSYLVPALSAVLDGGTILYLTPTKALAADQLRALNELDLPELRAATFDGDTSFEERAWVRKHANYLLTNPDMLHRTLLPRHANWSAFWRRLRMVVVDECHGYRGVFGSHVAQILRRLRRICTRYGSRPTFVLSSATASEPGTFAMRLTGLQMAEVTTDASPRGATTFALWEPPLTDLRGEGGAPLRRPATAESADLLADLVIADIRTLAFVRSRRAAESVALTTRAKLQDLVVDVGAPKDLPDKVAAYRAGYLAEDRRGLEKAFRSGDLLGLATTNALELGVDVSGLDAVLIAGWPGTRASLWQQAGRAGRAGQDALAVLIARDDPLDTYLVHHPEALFGRPVEAIVLDPDNPYVLGPHLCAAAAEIPLTRDDLETFGPATKEVLAGLVTDGLLRERATGWFWTSRERATDLADIRGAGGAPVQVVEASTGRLLGTVDEPSAHTTVHTGAVYVHQGETYLVVELDLESGVALVEAGATDYTTFARDVTEISVLESLRSHPLGPGELHFGSVEVTRQVVSYLKRRAQSGELLGDEPLDLPPRTLRTRAVWWTLPTSAVVPLAEDGLDLGGAAHAAEHAAIGLLPLFATCDRWDIGGVSTELHPDTGLLTVFVYDGHEGGAGFAERGYARALDWLTATREAIASCECERGCPSCIQSPKCGNGNEPLDKAGALRLLAVLLSADPQET